A stretch of Castanea sativa cultivar Marrone di Chiusa Pesio chromosome 2, ASM4071231v1 DNA encodes these proteins:
- the LOC142623501 gene encoding uncharacterized protein LOC142623501 isoform X2, translated as MGMEKFTGKSSLVTKNSSKLVLKFQDLGPTLKLRHNLDVMHIEKNICDSVLGTLMYDRGKGKNKDTSNARKDLEDMGIRKDLHLQKTGTSTKMPQAKYTLTKAENTRFCDWLKNVKFPDGYASNINRCVNTNKGTISGMKSHDLHVLLQRLLPIAIRGYFNDNIRTTLIELCLFFKDLCSRTMKLNVLNQMKEDIVMILCKMEMIFPPAFFDIMVHLALHLPREVELAGPVQFCWMYPIERFLGKLKWFVRNRARPEGSIVEGYLSIECLTFCSMYLREIETVWSCEERNSDRCQGERDVGLSVFSQPVRPLGAPKYVRLDDTRLTRARWYVLSNCSEIDLYKTEHYLEI; from the exons ATGGGGATGGAAAAGTTCACTGGTAAAAGTTCTTTGGTCACTAAAAACAGTTCTAAActtgttttgaaatttcaagATTTAGGGCCAACATTGAAACTGAGACATAACTTAGATGTCATGCATATTGAGAAGAATATATGTGACAGTGTCTTAGGTACACTGATGTATGATCGtggaaaagggaaaaataaagacACTTCTAATGCACGAAAGGATTTAGAAGATATGGGCATACGTAAAGATTTACACTTACAGAAAACTGGTACATCTACGAAAATGCCACAAGCAAAGTATACATTGACAAAAGCTGAGAATACAAGATTCTGTGATTGGCTGAAAAATGTTAAGTTTCCTGATGGGTATGCATCTAACATTAATAGATGCGTGAACACCAATAAGGGTACGATTTCAGGAATGAAAAGCCATGATCTTCATGTACTCTTACAACGATTACTTCCTATTGCAATTCGTGGATATTTCAATGATAATATACGTACAACATTGATtgaattgtgtttattttttaaggacttGTGTTCACGAACAATGAAGTTAAATGTCTTAAATCAAATGAAGGAAGACATTGTTATGATTTTATGCAAAATGGAAATGATATTTCCACCTGCTTTTTTCGATATAATGGTACATCTAGCTCTTCATTTACCTCGAGAGGTAGAGCTTGCAGGCCCTGTTCAATTTTGTTGGATGTATCCAATTGAAAGGTTTCTTGGTAAATTAAAGTGGTTTGTGCGAAATAGAGCACGTCCAGAAGGATCAATTGTAGAGGGATATTTATCTATTGAATGTTTGACATTCTGCTCCATGTATCTTCGTGAGATTGAGACAGTATGGAGTTGTGAGGAGCGGAACAGCGACAGGTGCCAGGGGGAAAGGGATGTAGGCTTGTCTGTTTTTTCACAACCAGTACGTCCTTTAGGAGCACCAAAATATGTAAGACTTGATGATACGCGTCTCACACGGGCTCGATGGTATGTGCTTAGCAATTGTTCAGAAATTGATTTGTACAAAAC TGAGCATTATTTGGAGATCTAG
- the LOC142623501 gene encoding uncharacterized protein LOC142623501 isoform X1, whose protein sequence is MGMEKFTGKSSLVTKNSSKLVLKFQDLGPTLKLRHNLDVMHIEKNICDSVLGTLMYDRGKGKNKDTSNARKDLEDMGIRKDLHLQKTGTSTKMPQAKYTLTKAENTRFCDWLKNVKFPDGYASNINRCVNTNKGTISGMKSHDLHVLLQRLLPIAIRGYFNDNIRTTLIELCLFFKDLCSRTMKLNVLNQMKEDIVMILCKMEMIFPPAFFDIMVHLALHLPREVELAGPVQFCWMYPIERFLGKLKWFVRNRARPEGSIVEGYLSIECLTFCSMYLREIETVWSCEERNSDRCQGERDVGLSVFSQPVRPLGAPKYVRLDDTRLTRARWYVLSNCSEIDLYKTLKCHLPWAIDDVERGLRMRNLSWNMSSFQRRIGGYVCRIKNWLKRFSKQNN, encoded by the exons ATGGGGATGGAAAAGTTCACTGGTAAAAGTTCTTTGGTCACTAAAAACAGTTCTAAActtgttttgaaatttcaagATTTAGGGCCAACATTGAAACTGAGACATAACTTAGATGTCATGCATATTGAGAAGAATATATGTGACAGTGTCTTAGGTACACTGATGTATGATCGtggaaaagggaaaaataaagacACTTCTAATGCACGAAAGGATTTAGAAGATATGGGCATACGTAAAGATTTACACTTACAGAAAACTGGTACATCTACGAAAATGCCACAAGCAAAGTATACATTGACAAAAGCTGAGAATACAAGATTCTGTGATTGGCTGAAAAATGTTAAGTTTCCTGATGGGTATGCATCTAACATTAATAGATGCGTGAACACCAATAAGGGTACGATTTCAGGAATGAAAAGCCATGATCTTCATGTACTCTTACAACGATTACTTCCTATTGCAATTCGTGGATATTTCAATGATAATATACGTACAACATTGATtgaattgtgtttattttttaaggacttGTGTTCACGAACAATGAAGTTAAATGTCTTAAATCAAATGAAGGAAGACATTGTTATGATTTTATGCAAAATGGAAATGATATTTCCACCTGCTTTTTTCGATATAATGGTACATCTAGCTCTTCATTTACCTCGAGAGGTAGAGCTTGCAGGCCCTGTTCAATTTTGTTGGATGTATCCAATTGAAAGGTTTCTTGGTAAATTAAAGTGGTTTGTGCGAAATAGAGCACGTCCAGAAGGATCAATTGTAGAGGGATATTTATCTATTGAATGTTTGACATTCTGCTCCATGTATCTTCGTGAGATTGAGACAGTATGGAGTTGTGAGGAGCGGAACAGCGACAGGTGCCAGGGGGAAAGGGATGTAGGCTTGTCTGTTTTTTCACAACCAGTACGTCCTTTAGGAGCACCAAAATATGTAAGACTTGATGATACGCGTCTCACACGGGCTCGATGGTATGTGCTTAGCAATTGTTCAGAAATTGATTTGTACAAAAC GTTAAAATGTCACCTGCCTTGGGCTATTGATGATGTTGAGAG GGGATTAAGAATGAGAAACTTAAGTTGGAACATGTCTAGCTTTCAGAGGAGAATAGGGGGTTATGTGTGTAGAATCAAAAATTGGTTGAAGAGGTTTTCTAAGCAAAACAACTAG
- the LOC142623501 gene encoding uncharacterized protein LOC142623501 isoform X3: protein MYDRGKGKNKDTSNARKDLEDMGIRKDLHLQKTGTSTKMPQAKYTLTKAENTRFCDWLKNVKFPDGYASNINRCVNTNKGTISGMKSHDLHVLLQRLLPIAIRGYFNDNIRTTLIELCLFFKDLCSRTMKLNVLNQMKEDIVMILCKMEMIFPPAFFDIMVHLALHLPREVELAGPVQFCWMYPIERFLGKLKWFVRNRARPEGSIVEGYLSIECLTFCSMYLREIETVWSCEERNSDRCQGERDVGLSVFSQPVRPLGAPKYVRLDDTRLTRARWYVLSNCSEIDLYKTLKCHLPWAIDDVERGLRMRNLSWNMSSFQRRIGGYVCRIKNWLKRFSKQNN, encoded by the exons ATGTATGATCGtggaaaagggaaaaataaagacACTTCTAATGCACGAAAGGATTTAGAAGATATGGGCATACGTAAAGATTTACACTTACAGAAAACTGGTACATCTACGAAAATGCCACAAGCAAAGTATACATTGACAAAAGCTGAGAATACAAGATTCTGTGATTGGCTGAAAAATGTTAAGTTTCCTGATGGGTATGCATCTAACATTAATAGATGCGTGAACACCAATAAGGGTACGATTTCAGGAATGAAAAGCCATGATCTTCATGTACTCTTACAACGATTACTTCCTATTGCAATTCGTGGATATTTCAATGATAATATACGTACAACATTGATtgaattgtgtttattttttaaggacttGTGTTCACGAACAATGAAGTTAAATGTCTTAAATCAAATGAAGGAAGACATTGTTATGATTTTATGCAAAATGGAAATGATATTTCCACCTGCTTTTTTCGATATAATGGTACATCTAGCTCTTCATTTACCTCGAGAGGTAGAGCTTGCAGGCCCTGTTCAATTTTGTTGGATGTATCCAATTGAAAGGTTTCTTGGTAAATTAAAGTGGTTTGTGCGAAATAGAGCACGTCCAGAAGGATCAATTGTAGAGGGATATTTATCTATTGAATGTTTGACATTCTGCTCCATGTATCTTCGTGAGATTGAGACAGTATGGAGTTGTGAGGAGCGGAACAGCGACAGGTGCCAGGGGGAAAGGGATGTAGGCTTGTCTGTTTTTTCACAACCAGTACGTCCTTTAGGAGCACCAAAATATGTAAGACTTGATGATACGCGTCTCACACGGGCTCGATGGTATGTGCTTAGCAATTGTTCAGAAATTGATTTGTACAAAAC GTTAAAATGTCACCTGCCTTGGGCTATTGATGATGTTGAGAG GGGATTAAGAATGAGAAACTTAAGTTGGAACATGTCTAGCTTTCAGAGGAGAATAGGGGGTTATGTGTGTAGAATCAAAAATTGGTTGAAGAGGTTTTCTAAGCAAAACAACTAG